A single genomic interval of Bacteroidota bacterium harbors:
- a CDS encoding helix-turn-helix domain-containing protein, with protein MAKKKGERLAAFEMFCNGKLQKEIAAAVGVTEKTISDWAKDENWKAERDARLNSAQKRAEDIKEVISHLTERRLAIFREIKEAEEKKDQQTVLWLKKEAVAVGQETAMHTKALLAIDKEQRINLGIYIEIMEDIFKHLQNYDANLYLKTLDFQEYHLSTITEKLG; from the coding sequence ATGGCGAAAAAAAAGGGCGAAAGGCTTGCAGCTTTTGAGATGTTTTGCAACGGAAAACTGCAAAAAGAGATTGCGGCAGCGGTTGGCGTTACCGAAAAAACAATCAGCGACTGGGCAAAAGATGAAAACTGGAAAGCCGAGCGCGATGCCCGCCTGAACTCCGCACAAAAGAGAGCCGAAGACATAAAAGAGGTTATCTCTCACCTCACAGAGCGAAGGCTCGCCATTTTCAGAGAGATAAAAGAGGCGGAAGAAAAGAAAGACCAGCAGACTGTGCTGTGGCTCAAAAAAGAGGCGGTTGCGGTGGGTCAGGAAACAGCCATGCATACAAAAGCACTCTTGGCGATAGACAAAGAGCAGCGTATAAACTTGGGGATATACATAGAGATTATGGAGGACATTTTCAAGCACCTCCAAAACTACGATGCTAACCTGTATCTGAAAACACTTGACTTTCAGGAATACCACTTATCAACCATAACGGAAAAGCTGGGATGA
- a CDS encoding AAA family ATPase, which yields MTHPILLHAKEVMQAKGLTPADLARTTGISQSAISQLFADKYPGKTDEMLRKIADATGYSTSDWRLLSTPNLRTIERLFEDARQNSRMMAIYGETGMGKSSALTWLNSKTQNSYYVLADVLMKQKDLLRAIQRSLGSDHEGTIVERANDIVTRLLAKHKPTLIIDDIGKLREHPKCFYLLQLIFDRTEGRCAIILAGTKAFPSFIQKQAARDCMGFRELKRRISYWQPLKERVELSFVKAVCEQQGITLPSAIDYIAKTCTNYGDVRELITNYNRYAEIHGKVAEDEQQQVLSSLKFGNLSL from the coding sequence ATGACACACCCAATCCTCCTCCACGCCAAAGAAGTAATGCAAGCCAAAGGGCTAACACCCGCAGACTTGGCTCGCACAACAGGCATAAGCCAGTCAGCTATAAGCCAGCTTTTTGCAGACAAATATCCGGGCAAGACGGACGAGATGCTCCGCAAAATAGCCGATGCCACAGGCTACAGCACCAGTGATTGGAGACTGCTTTCAACCCCCAATCTCCGAACCATTGAGCGACTCTTTGAAGATGCCCGCCAAAACAGCCGCATGATGGCAATCTATGGCGAAACAGGCATGGGTAAATCCTCCGCCCTCACATGGCTCAACAGCAAAACACAAAACAGCTACTACGTTCTTGCCGATGTGCTTATGAAACAAAAAGACCTGTTGCGAGCAATCCAACGCTCACTTGGGTCAGACCACGAGGGAACAATCGTTGAGCGGGCAAACGACATAGTAACCCGCCTACTCGCCAAGCACAAGCCCACCCTCATCATAGACGACATCGGCAAGCTGCGCGAACACCCCAAGTGCTTCTACCTGCTTCAACTCATCTTCGACCGCACAGAGGGTCGCTGCGCCATAATCCTTGCAGGAACAAAGGCATTTCCCTCGTTTATTCAAAAGCAGGCAGCCCGCGACTGCATGGGTTTCCGTGAGCTAAAAAGGCGCATAAGCTACTGGCAGCCACTCAAAGAGCGTGTAGAGCTATCCTTTGTAAAAGCCGTTTGCGAGCAACAGGGTATCACGCTCCCCTCCGCCATTGACTATATCGCCAAAACCTGCACCAATTACGGAGATGTCCGCGAGCTAATAACCAATTACAACCGCTACGCAGAGATACACGGCAAGGTAGCGGAGGACGAGCAGCAACAGGTTCTTTCATCACTCAAATTTGGCAACCTTTCCCTATGA
- a CDS encoding phage minor head protein yields MPCCPATDITAIDLSGWDRLITDIAKQLQEGKIKPEDLNADVILATYKELYEGTGSGYAEGWSATATQTPSRSALLMQRNLFNFSGAKTLALQQELNSKLVKDGQALSWQEFKAEALKINSKYNLNHLQAEYETAMQSGKMAALWETFQRNKARYPNVKFKTQEDDRVREKHQAYNNLIFSLDDPTLLTFFPPFDWRCRCYPIQTAEPVTQNPTKFDIPEAFKNNVGVTRQVFSEEKGSKGHPYFAMYNATKKAQEITEKAYRKAYNADLISWAKESLISKTVNKEGVGKIHFTNKGIKEALNQPHKEWDEKNFALYQIIDLIENGFFIKSVPDAKGRNFVWYYIETRVAGVKSYIVLRENIEDGHIVFYSIVDNIK; encoded by the coding sequence TTGCCCTGTTGTCCCGCAACTGACATTACAGCTATTGATTTAAGCGGGTGGGACAGGCTGATTACGGACATCGCAAAACAACTGCAAGAGGGCAAAATAAAGCCCGAAGACCTGAACGCTGATGTAATTCTTGCCACATACAAAGAGCTTTATGAGGGAACAGGAAGCGGCTACGCAGAGGGGTGGAGCGCAACGGCTACGCAAACACCAAGCCGTTCTGCCCTGCTCATGCAGCGAAACCTGTTTAACTTTTCGGGAGCGAAAACCTTAGCCCTGCAACAGGAACTTAACAGCAAGCTCGTCAAAGACGGACAGGCGTTAAGTTGGCAGGAGTTTAAGGCGGAAGCCCTGAAAATTAACAGCAAGTACAACCTTAATCATTTGCAGGCAGAATATGAGACAGCCATGCAAAGCGGTAAAATGGCAGCCCTTTGGGAAACCTTTCAACGCAACAAAGCCCGATACCCGAATGTTAAATTTAAGACACAGGAAGACGACAGGGTGCGGGAAAAACATCAGGCGTACAACAACCTTATCTTTTCGCTTGACGACCCTACACTTTTAACTTTCTTCCCTCCCTTCGACTGGCGATGCAGGTGCTACCCCATACAAACAGCCGAGCCTGTAACACAAAACCCGACAAAATTTGATATACCCGAAGCCTTTAAAAACAATGTAGGGGTTACAAGGCAGGTTTTTTCAGAAGAAAAGGGCAGCAAGGGACACCCCTATTTTGCCATGTACAATGCCACTAAAAAAGCGCAGGAGATAACGGAAAAAGCCTACCGAAAGGCTTACAATGCAGACCTAATAAGTTGGGCGAAAGAATCGCTTATCAGCAAAACAGTCAATAAGGAGGGTGTCGGGAAAATACACTTTACAAACAAGGGCATAAAAGAAGCCCTAAATCAACCGCACAAGGAGTGGGACGAGAAAAACTTCGCTCTCTATCAAATTATTGACCTGATAGAAAATGGTTTTTTTATCAAATCAGTACCTGATGCAAAGGGCAGAAATTTTGTGTGGTATTACATAGAAACAAGAGTAGCGGGGGTAAAGAGCTATATTGTACTGAGAGAAAACATTGAGGACGGACACATTGTCTTTTATTCGATAGTGGATAATATAAAATGA
- a CDS encoding DUF1320 domain-containing protein, producing the protein MIYISKEDLETDIWERFIDESTGHDDNIIDRAEGKAIDLCKTYLTLYNTGLVFDEISPIRNEVLVDIISKLTTYNLIRRNAARKVPSDAKENWEWAMKQLEKIQSGRITLDLPPVVLPDGKSNSMWGNNTNKDYYI; encoded by the coding sequence ATGATATACATAAGCAAGGAAGATTTAGAAACAGACATTTGGGAGCGGTTCATTGACGAAAGCACAGGACACGATGACAACATTATTGACCGTGCAGAAGGCAAAGCGATAGACCTCTGCAAAACCTACCTTACCCTGTACAACACGGGGCTGGTTTTTGACGAAATAAGCCCTATCAGAAACGAGGTTTTGGTTGATATTATCTCAAAGCTGACCACTTACAACCTGATACGCAGGAATGCAGCCCGCAAAGTGCCGTCAGATGCCAAAGAAAACTGGGAGTGGGCAATGAAACAATTAGAGAAAATTCAATCAGGCAGAATAACCCTTGACCTGCCGCCTGTAGTGCTTCCTGACGGCAAATCAAATTCCATGTGGGGCAACAACACAAACAAAGACTACTATATATGA
- a CDS encoding DUF4406 domain-containing protein translates to MKPIIYIAGKVSGEPEELCRLKFESVEKLLCKRGFHVINPLRVVGDFNTPWKTAMRLCIHHMMSADALLMLDDYSLSRGANIERDLAVRINIPVYYDVPSLYSMLTPKK, encoded by the coding sequence ATGAAACCCATCATCTACATAGCAGGCAAAGTGAGCGGAGAACCCGAAGAACTTTGCAGATTAAAATTTGAATCAGTAGAAAAACTACTGTGTAAACGCGGCTTCCATGTCATCAATCCGCTCCGTGTGGTAGGCGACTTTAACACACCGTGGAAGACAGCTATGAGGCTGTGCATACATCACATGATGTCAGCTGATGCACTTTTAATGTTGGATGATTACTCACTCAGTAGAGGCGCAAACATAGAACGCGACCTTGCAGTGCGAATTAACATCCCCGTGTACTATGATGTCCCAAGCCTATATTCAATGTTAACACCTAAAAAATGA
- a CDS encoding TRL-like family protein — MIQKLSKFLVVFSVIAVMSVGLSSCSLTLPVTATSNPVGQKVGTATATGFFSILFFAQDAGIQKAARSAGITKVSTVDIKTTNILGIVTIYETIVTGD, encoded by the coding sequence ATGATACAAAAATTAAGTAAGTTTCTCGTGGTATTTTCCGTAATTGCAGTTATGTCTGTTGGCCTTTCAAGTTGTTCACTAACTTTACCTGTAACAGCAACTAGTAATCCTGTTGGTCAGAAAGTTGGAACAGCAACTGCAACAGGTTTCTTTAGTATTTTATTCTTCGCTCAAGATGCTGGCATTCAAAAAGCCGCAAGAAGTGCAGGAATAACAAAGGTATCAACAGTTGATATTAAGACCACAAATATTCTGGGCATAGTTACTATTTATGAAACAATAGTTACTGGAGATTAA
- a CDS encoding S24 family peptidase, with the protein MATFFSNVKERVLKIPDFKGISKEFFFEDLGISYGNFKGKAREKSLSSDTLATIVAKYPEVNPVWLLTGKGEMLLKDDESRGNIAAGPPATYLKKNLIPLYNDVESIGGSAVAANGNESPSRVEYIDAGDWFPGATAAIRHYGDSMKEYPSGCILALKAINDLKDGFVPGCNYVVEYGDDWNRVTKRIQKKEEEVWAYSTNKETYPDGTLIHQPFKLRNIHRAWRVLGSVIKTESSNGVINIIGHTK; encoded by the coding sequence ATGGCAACTTTTTTTTCTAACGTAAAGGAAAGGGTTCTAAAAATCCCTGATTTTAAAGGCATTAGCAAGGAATTTTTTTTTGAAGACCTTGGTATTAGTTATGGAAACTTTAAGGGGAAAGCACGAGAAAAATCCCTGAGTTCGGACACATTAGCAACTATTGTTGCCAAATACCCAGAGGTAAACCCTGTATGGCTACTTACTGGCAAGGGAGAGATGTTACTAAAAGATGATGAGAGCAGGGGTAATATTGCTGCCGGACCGCCCGCCACCTACTTGAAGAAAAACCTGATACCACTATATAATGATGTGGAAAGTATAGGCGGTTCGGCTGTGGCAGCTAATGGAAATGAATCCCCTTCACGAGTAGAATATATTGATGCTGGAGATTGGTTTCCGGGTGCTACTGCTGCTATACGTCATTACGGAGATAGCATGAAAGAGTATCCGAGCGGCTGTATTCTCGCCCTAAAAGCAATTAACGATCTTAAAGACGGATTTGTTCCCGGATGTAATTATGTGGTTGAGTACGGAGACGACTGGAACAGAGTAACGAAGCGCATACAAAAAAAAGAAGAGGAAGTTTGGGCGTACAGTACCAATAAGGAAACATACCCTGATGGAACTCTTATACACCAACCTTTTAAACTGCGAAATATTCATCGCGCATGGCGTGTACTTGGCTCTGTGATAAAAACAGAAAGCAGTAATGGTGTTATCAATATAATTGGACATACAAAATAA
- a CDS encoding Rha family transcriptional regulator: MTNQKSKALVSASSKAGSSALPQSANPELVFIKEDKTYTSSRTVAEIFGKNHRDVLRAIDALKADLPKDLRERNFAPTFFSVKMPNGARRKEREFLIGKDGLALLAMGFTGAKALQFKIAYINAFNTMQDIITKRLYGDGVTLSELKRKVSHMSSDNLFAQENVTVYLLSEVLHYLGYSRLNQQARLRYQGVLRRIDGRIWAHEEFVKMKIKDRSAINLRKKVKESCSRIMLAEEQRAKFIAEFVKKQELKGGML; the protein is encoded by the coding sequence ATGACAAACCAAAAGTCAAAAGCCCTTGTGAGCGCAAGCAGCAAGGCGGGCAGTTCTGCACTGCCTCAATCAGCCAATCCAGAATTGGTATTTATCAAAGAGGACAAAACCTACACATCCTCCCGAACCGTTGCCGAAATTTTTGGCAAAAACCACCGAGACGTTCTTCGGGCTATCGATGCGTTGAAAGCAGATTTGCCAAAGGATTTACGTGAGCGCAATTTTGCGCCCACGTTCTTTTCTGTCAAAATGCCCAATGGAGCAAGAAGAAAGGAGCGAGAGTTCTTAATTGGCAAAGACGGCTTAGCACTTCTTGCTATGGGATTTACAGGCGCAAAAGCCTTGCAGTTCAAAATCGCCTACATCAACGCCTTCAACACCATGCAGGACATCATTACCAAGCGGCTCTATGGCGATGGCGTTACCCTGAGCGAACTCAAACGCAAAGTATCCCACATGAGCAGCGACAACCTCTTTGCACAGGAAAACGTAACCGTGTACCTGCTCAGCGAGGTCTTGCACTACTTGGGTTACTCCCGCCTCAACCAACAGGCACGCCTACGCTATCAGGGTGTGCTTAGGCGCATAGACGGCAGAATTTGGGCACATGAGGAGTTTGTTAAGATGAAGATTAAAGACCGCTCCGCAATCAATTTACGCAAAAAAGTAAAAGAAAGTTGCTCCCGCATCATGCTGGCAGAAGAGCAGAGAGCCAAGTTTATTGCCGAGTTTGTCAAAAAGCAAGAACTAAAAGGAGGTATGCTATGA
- a CDS encoding ribose-phosphate pyrophosphokinase: MNPVKLFSGTGSVALAKRVAESYGKDLGDVTVSKFSDGEIQPSFNESVRGCDVFIIQSTYAPADNLMELLLMVDATRRASANYITAVIPYFGYARQDRKDKPRVSIGSKLIADILSASGVNRVITMDLHAPQIQGFFNIPVDHLDASVIFIPYINSLGLENLTIGSPDVGSTARNREYAKSLDCPMIICDKERKRANEIASMQVIGDVSGADVVLVDDLVDTAGTLCKSAALLMDKGAKSVRAVTTHPVLSGKALENIENSVLTELVVCDTIPVKIESSKIKVLSVAPLLAKAIRQVHEHGSISSLFKKDNVIQKKLI, from the coding sequence ATCAATCCGGTTAAATTGTTTTCAGGCACAGGTTCTGTTGCACTTGCAAAGAGAGTGGCAGAATCATATGGAAAAGACTTAGGTGATGTTACTGTTTCAAAATTCTCCGATGGTGAAATACAGCCCAGTTTTAATGAATCGGTTAGAGGTTGCGATGTGTTTATCATTCAATCTACTTATGCTCCCGCAGATAATCTGATGGAATTATTGTTGATGGTAGATGCAACCCGCAGAGCCTCAGCCAACTATATTACAGCCGTAATTCCTTATTTCGGCTATGCAAGACAAGATAGGAAAGATAAACCCAGAGTGTCAATCGGTTCAAAATTGATTGCTGATATCCTCTCTGCAAGCGGTGTAAATCGTGTGATTACTATGGACTTGCACGCTCCTCAGATTCAAGGTTTTTTCAATATCCCTGTTGACCATTTGGACGCTTCGGTTATTTTTATTCCTTATATTAACTCACTTGGGTTAGAGAATCTTACCATAGGTTCTCCTGATGTGGGTTCTACTGCACGTAACCGTGAATATGCAAAATCATTGGATTGCCCTATGATTATTTGTGATAAAGAAAGAAAAAGAGCAAATGAAATTGCTTCAATGCAAGTGATAGGTGATGTCAGTGGTGCTGATGTTGTATTGGTAGATGATTTGGTAGATACAGCCGGAACTTTGTGCAAGTCTGCCGCATTACTGATGGACAAAGGTGCTAAAAGTGTGAGAGCAGTTACTACACATCCTGTTTTGTCTGGAAAAGCATTGGAGAATATTGAAAACTCTGTTTTAACAGAATTAGTTGTTTGTGATACCATCCCGGTAAAAATAGAGTCATCCAAAATCAAAGTCCTTAGTGTAGCTCCATTATTGGCAAAGGCTATTAGACAAGTACATGAACACGGATCTATCAGTTCCTTATTTAAGAAAGACAACGTGATTCAAAAAAAATTAATTTAA
- a CDS encoding phage virion morphogenesis protein, with translation MKSKIQIPDFSKMAESTRKQIPPDIGQIALSHFKESFHKGGFTASSFVAWSPRKHDTGYPILRKTNALMESLKVAEETMQRIKIETTLPYAAIHNNGGKFSVRVTPKMRKYFWAMYKATGQERWKFMALTKKKRLPIRIPERKFIGESRVLLDKIDRHIAELIAKEIVNTFKNG, from the coding sequence ATGAAAAGCAAAATACAAATACCCGATTTTTCAAAAATGGCAGAATCCACACGCAAGCAAATCCCTCCTGATATAGGGCAAATAGCGTTGAGCCATTTTAAGGAATCTTTCCACAAGGGAGGGTTTACCGCCAGTTCATTTGTGGCGTGGAGTCCGAGAAAGCATGATACAGGATACCCCATATTGCGAAAAACCAATGCCCTGATGGAAAGCCTGAAAGTGGCAGAGGAAACCATGCAACGCATAAAGATTGAAACAACCCTGCCTTATGCCGCCATACACAACAACGGTGGAAAGTTCTCCGTGAGGGTTACGCCCAAGATGCGGAAATATTTTTGGGCGATGTATAAAGCCACAGGGCAAGAGCGGTGGAAGTTTATGGCTCTGACCAAAAAGAAAAGGCTGCCCATACGGATACCTGAACGCAAGTTCATAGGAGAAAGCAGAGTGCTTTTGGACAAAATAGACAGGCATATAGCAGAATTGATAGCAAAAGAAATCGTAAATACTTTTAAAAATGGATAA
- the frr gene encoding ribosome recycling factor, translating into MEQIKEILEELKSGLEKNIRHTQGELGRIRAGKAQPEMLERVMVEYYGAPTPIHQVANISAPETRTLTIQPWDRGIIGDIERAIINSNLGLNPQNDGEMIRINIPPLTEQRRVELVKMAKQETENSKIGIRSLRKDANERLKNAQKEGAAEDSVKEAETQVQKLVDSYIERIESLLVEKEKEIKTV; encoded by the coding sequence ATGGAACAGATTAAAGAGATTTTAGAAGAATTAAAGTCGGGATTAGAAAAGAATATTCGCCATACCCAAGGAGAGTTAGGCAGAATCCGTGCTGGAAAAGCCCAACCCGAAATGTTGGAAAGAGTGATGGTGGAATACTATGGTGCTCCAACTCCAATTCATCAAGTAGCCAATATTTCAGCACCCGAAACAAGGACACTTACTATTCAGCCATGGGATAGGGGCATTATAGGCGACATAGAAAGAGCCATCATTAACAGCAATTTGGGCTTGAATCCTCAAAATGACGGAGAAATGATTCGCATAAACATTCCCCCTTTGACCGAACAAAGACGTGTTGAGCTAGTGAAAATGGCTAAACAAGAAACTGAAAATTCCAAAATCGGAATCAGAAGTTTGCGTAAAGATGCAAACGAACGTCTCAAAAATGCTCAAAAAGAAGGTGCTGCCGAAGACAGCGTAAAAGAGGCTGAAACTCAAGTGCAGAAACTCGTTGATTCTTATATAGAGAGGATTGAATCCCTTCTTGTCGAGAAGGAAAAGGAAATAAAAACGGTTTAA
- a CDS encoding DUF2752 domain-containing protein: protein MKTIQKALLTLLLAVPFLLLLLPGNYFDTGQSLCPSKVLLDIECPGCGLTRGVMHLMHFDFADAWHFNKLSYPILVLGVLVWLHLLGILIHKPIFPWLKRFY from the coding sequence ATGAAAACTATACAAAAGGCATTGTTGACATTGTTGTTGGCAGTGCCTTTTTTGTTGCTATTACTTCCGGGTAATTATTTTGATACAGGGCAAAGCTTATGCCCCAGTAAGGTTTTATTAGATATTGAATGCCCCGGTTGTGGTTTGACCAGGGGAGTAATGCATTTGATGCACTTTGATTTTGCAGATGCATGGCATTTTAATAAGTTGTCATATCCTATTCTCGTGCTGGGCGTTTTAGTTTGGTTGCACCTTTTAGGCATATTGATTCATAAACCTATTTTTCCGTGGTTAAAGAGATTTTATTGA
- a CDS encoding DUF3310 domain-containing protein, whose amino-acid sequence MDNINKPEHYTSGNIEVIEYIKDKLTAAQFEGYCIGNVLKYISRYRLKGGAEDLKKAQVYLGWAVEVATTIENFHKL is encoded by the coding sequence ATGGATAACATAAACAAACCCGAACACTACACTTCCGGAAACATCGAAGTGATTGAATACATCAAAGACAAGCTAACCGCAGCGCAGTTTGAAGGCTATTGCATTGGCAATGTGCTTAAATATATATCAAGATATCGACTGAAAGGAGGTGCGGAAGACTTGAAGAAAGCACAGGTGTATCTTGGATGGGCAGTTGAGGTCGCCACAACTATTGAAAATTTTCATAAACTCTAA
- a CDS encoding host-nuclease inhibitor Gam family protein: MRKTKKIITDSISLEQAEAYFADFATSDAKINQLNAKMDVELTKIREKYQDKLAELGEQREAAFEQLHHFASTNPDYFVKKKSIDMAHGIIGFRTGTPSLKTLKGYTWAAVLNLVKNYLPDYVRTKEDVNKEAILDRRDEDEVKSNLSRCGMKVEQSEGFYVEPKKEALD, from the coding sequence ATGCGTAAAACAAAAAAAATCATCACAGACAGCATCTCTCTCGAACAGGCAGAAGCATACTTTGCAGACTTTGCCACATCCGATGCAAAAATCAATCAGCTTAACGCCAAGATGGATGTAGAGCTAACCAAAATCAGAGAAAAGTACCAAGACAAACTTGCAGAATTGGGAGAGCAGCGAGAAGCCGCCTTTGAGCAGTTGCATCACTTTGCCAGCACCAATCCTGACTATTTTGTAAAAAAGAAGTCGATTGATATGGCACACGGCATCATTGGCTTCCGAACAGGCACACCCTCGCTCAAAACACTCAAGGGCTATACATGGGCTGCCGTTCTCAATTTGGTCAAAAACTATCTACCGGACTATGTTCGCACCAAAGAAGACGTGAACAAAGAAGCAATTCTTGACCGCAGAGACGAAGACGAAGTAAAAAGCAATCTCTCTCGTTGCGGCATGAAGGTGGAGCAATCAGAAGGCTTCTATGTAGAACCCAAAAAAGAGGCGTTGGACTAA
- a CDS encoding DUF935 domain-containing protein codes for MSYIKKLYGKLENYVLSHTDERRMRVEMASRSSRAGGSESQNLNYEAETMSAKTLRDWKDAVATASDPTNPDRTLIASLYKNLMLNDHLASVIDSRILYSKRRKFKFVGENDKENTEISWLFERPWFFELMDYVIREQFQGTTLIEFGELTPEGEIAEINEIPQSHFNPIKGIITKNAGDTSGVSYKDGALADYYVQIGKNRDLGMLSQLAPIVLADKLGLGTLLDYIDKFGVPPIFITTDREDTKRLQELYDAASNFRSNHFMVGRGNEKFEIGSLGSGASAANLPHIALTKLCEERISKRVLGGSGMTDEKAYVGSSEIQFRLAKDRFESDGLLFEYVFNTQIKPRLVKISPVYAGLANHYFKWDDTESLTIKEQVENMSKLGSLFEIDPEYVTKLTGIPIIGTKTAAPAKEEEEKEKGK; via the coding sequence ATGAGCTACATAAAGAAATTATACGGCAAACTTGAAAACTATGTTTTAAGCCACACAGATGAAAGGCGTATGAGGGTGGAAATGGCAAGCCGCTCTTCCAGAGCAGGAGGCAGCGAAAGCCAAAACCTGAACTATGAAGCCGAAACCATGTCAGCCAAAACGCTGCGGGACTGGAAAGATGCTGTTGCAACCGCATCAGACCCCACCAACCCCGACAGAACGCTCATTGCATCGCTCTACAAAAACCTCATGCTGAACGACCACCTCGCCAGCGTGATAGACTCCCGCATACTTTACTCAAAGAGGCGCAAGTTTAAGTTTGTCGGGGAAAATGACAAAGAGAACACGGAAATATCATGGCTGTTTGAACGACCTTGGTTCTTTGAGTTGATGGACTATGTTATTAGAGAGCAGTTTCAGGGGACTACCCTGATTGAGTTCGGGGAACTCACACCCGAAGGAGAGATTGCCGAAATAAACGAGATACCGCAGTCGCACTTCAATCCGATAAAAGGTATCATTACCAAGAATGCGGGCGACACATCGGGTGTTTCCTATAAAGACGGTGCGCTTGCTGACTATTATGTTCAGATAGGCAAAAACAGGGATTTGGGTATGCTCTCACAGCTTGCTCCGATTGTTCTTGCCGACAAACTCGGCTTAGGTACGCTGCTTGACTATATAGATAAATTTGGCGTTCCCCCCATTTTCATTACCACAGACAGAGAAGACACTAAAAGATTGCAGGAACTCTATGATGCCGCATCAAACTTTCGCTCAAACCACTTTATGGTGGGTAGGGGTAACGAAAAATTTGAGATAGGCAGCTTGGGTTCGGGAGCAAGCGCAGCCAATCTGCCACACATAGCTCTTACCAAACTGTGCGAAGAACGAATAAGTAAAAGAGTGCTGGGCGGTAGCGGAATGACCGATGAGAAAGCGTATGTGGGAAGCTCCGAAATTCAGTTCAGGCTGGCAAAAGACAGGTTTGAGAGTGACGGGCTGCTTTTTGAATATGTGTTTAACACACAAATAAAACCCCGACTTGTCAAAATATCACCTGTGTATGCCGGGCTTGCCAATCACTATTTCAAATGGGACGACACGGAAAGCCTTACTATAAAAGAGCAGGTAGAAAACATGAGTAAACTCGGAAGCCTCTTTGAAATCGACCCTGAATATGTAACAAAACTCACGGGCATTCCTATAATCGGCACTAAAACAGCCGCCCCTGCAAAAGAGGAAGAGGAGAAAGAAAAGGGAAAGTAG
- a CDS encoding YqaE/Pmp3 family membrane protein, whose amino-acid sequence MQNTKGGALDPVLLIILAIFIPPVAVFLYDNGVTSRFWLNLILTILGWVPGAIHALIVVTGQD is encoded by the coding sequence ATTCAGAACACGAAAGGTGGCGCCCTTGACCCTGTTTTGCTTATCATTTTAGCTATATTTATTCCTCCCGTAGCAGTTTTTTTATATGATAACGGAGTTACATCCAGGTTCTGGCTTAACTTGATTTTAACAATTCTAGGCTGGGTTCCCGGTGCCATACACGCATTAATAGTTGTAACAGGTCAAGACTAA